The following are encoded together in the Vigna unguiculata cultivar IT97K-499-35 chromosome 2, ASM411807v1, whole genome shotgun sequence genome:
- the LOC114173248 gene encoding kinesin-like protein KIN-UA isoform X1 has product MATSQGGNSHRNGTHSHRTSLKPHVKSKPAQRRNSTGKDHAAVPGRVRVAVRLRPRNAEESVADADFADCVELQPELKRLKLRKNNWDADTYEFDEVLTEFSSQKRVYEVVARPVVESVLDGYNGTIMAYGQTGTGKTYTLGRLGEEDNAARGIMVRAMEDILADISLETDSVSVSYLQLYMETIQDLLDPANDNIAIVEDPKTGDVSLPGASLVDIRDQQSFVELLRLGEAHRFAANTKLNTESSRSHAILMVHVKRSVKGRDGALSSENGNHQHMVKSIKPSLVRKGKLVVVDLAGSERIDKSGSEGHTLEEAKSINLSLSALGKCINALAENSAHVPFRDSKLTRLLRDSFGGTARTSLVITIGPSPRHRGETSSTIMFGQRAMKVENMVKLKEEFDYKSLSRRLDIELDKLIVEHERQQKAFEDEVERLATEAQQRISDAERNYVDLMEKERSKYQKDYMESIKKLEEQLVMNQRKNEELHMKSSGEIPRVSLEELADLKKMLQKETHLRKAAEGELNNIKSQVAELKKSEASGKSEILKLHNMLEDKEHQTKKLEGEIAILQSHLLQLRLEADETRRHFDRGGFEKETGGPNSLTAQVKQQQQQQQASGNGEKPSIAKLFEQVGLQKILSLLEAEDADVRIHAVKVVANLAAEETNQGKIVEAGGLTSLLNLLKSSQDETIHRVAAGAIANLAMNEANQELIMVQGGISLLSMTAANAEDPQTLRMVAGAIANLCGNDKLQTKLRSEGGIKALLGMVRCRHPDVHAQVARGIANFAKCESRASSQGNLWTKSGRSFLIEDGALPWIVQNANNEASSVRRHIELALCHLAQHEINARDMISGGALWELVRISRDCSREDIKTLAHRTLLSSPTFQAEMRRLRVN; this is encoded by the exons ATGGCCACCTCTCAGGGTGGTAACAGTCACAGGAATGGAACGCACTCTCACAGAACCTCTCTCAAACCCCACGTCAAGTCAAAGCCTGCGCAACGCCGTAACAGCACCGGCAAGGACCACGCTGCTG TTCCTGGAAGAGTTAGAGTGGCTGTTAGGTTGCGGCCACGGAACGCAGAGGAATCGGTGGCGGATGCTGACTTCGCTGATTGTGTGGAACTGCAGCCGGAG CTCAAGAGGTTGAAACTTCGGAAAAACAATTGGGATGCAGATACCTATGAGTTTGATGAGGTGCTAACCGAATTTTCCTCACAAAAACGTGTTTATGAAGTTGTGGCCAGGCCTGTTGTGGAG AGTGTACTGGATGGCTACAATGGGACAATTATGGCGTATGGGCAAACTGGTACTGGTAAGACTTATACACTTGGACGGCTTGGAGAGGAAGACAATGCTGCACGTGGAATAATGGTGCGGGCCATGGAGGATATTCTTGCAGATATTTCTCTAGAAACTGATTCAGTCTCAGTCTCTTATTTACAG CTTTATATGGAGACCATACAAGATCTGCTTGACCCGGCTAATGATAACATAGCCATCGTAGAGGATCCCAAAACCGGTGATGTTTCATTACCTGGTGCTAGCCTTGTTGACATTCGAGACCAGCAGAGTTTTGTAGAACTATTAAGGTTAGGAGAGGCTCACCGCTTTGCTGCAAATACAAAATTGAATACAGAATCTTCTAGAAGTCATGCTATTTTGATG GTTCATGTAAAGAGATCCGTGAAAGGAAGAGATGGTGCTCTTTCAAGTGAAAATGGCAATCATCAACACATGGTTAAATCAATAAAGCCATCTCTTGTTCGGAAAGGCAAATTGGTCGTTGTTGATCTTGCTGGTTCAGAGCGAATTGACAAGTCAG GAAGTGAAGGACATACATTAGAAGAAGCTAAATCTATCAATCTGTCCTTGAGTGCATTGGGGAAGTGTATTAACGCACTTGCAGAGAATAGTGCACATGTGCCATTTCGTGACTCAAAGCTTACTAGATTATTACGTGATTCATTTGGAG GTACAGCAAGAACTTCACTAGTTATTACTATTGGTCCATCTCCACGACATAGGGGAGAGACTTCCAGTACTATAATGTTTGGACAGAGG GCTATGAAGGTGGAAAACATGGTAAAGTTGAAGGAGGAATTTGATTACAAAAGCTTATCTAGGAGGTTAGACATCGAATTAGATAAACTCATTGTGGAACACGAAAGGCAGCAGAAGGCATTTGAAGATGAGGTTGAAAGGTTAGCCACTGAAGCACAACAACGAATATCTGATGCTGAAAGAAACTATGTGGATTTAATGGAG AAGGAAAGATCAAAATATCAGAAGGACTATATGGAATCAATTAAGAAGCTTGAAGAACAGTTAGTTATGAATCAGCGAAAGAATGAGGAACTTCATATGAAATCTAGTGGAGAG ATTCCCAGAGTGTCTCTTGAGGAACTGGCTGATTTGAAAAAAATGCTTCAGAAAGAGACTCATCTAAGAAAAGCTGCTGAAGGggaattaaataatattaaaagtcaAGTGGCGGAACTAAAGAAGTCAGAG GCATCAGGAAAGTCTGAGATCTTAAAACTTCACAACATGTTAGAAGATAAGGAACATCAAACAAAGAAACTTGAAGGAGAAATAGCAATATTACAAAGTCATTTGTTGCAGTTAAGACTTGAAGCTGATGAG ACAAGACGACACTTTGACAGAGGTGGGTTTGAAAAAGAAACAGGTGGTCCTAATTCTCTCACTGCTCAAGTTAAGcagcaacagcaacaacaacaagcTTCAGGAAATGGAGAGAAGCCCTCAATAGCCAAGCTGTTTGAGCAAG tgGGATTGCAGAAAATTTTGTCTTTGCTTGAAGCTGAAGATGCTGATGTGCGAATCCATGCTGTGAAAGTTGTAGCAAATCTAGCTGCTGAAG AAACAAATCAAGGGAAGATTGTGGAAGCAGGAGGACTCACATCCTTACTTAACCTGCTCAAGAGCTCACAAGATGAGACCATTCATAGAGTTGCTGCAGGTGCAATTGCAAATTTGGCAATGAATG AAGCCAACCAAGAACTCATTATGGTCCAAGGGGGCATTAGTTTGCTCTCAATGACTGCAGCCAATGCTGAAGATCCTCAAACCCTTCGAATGGTTGCTGGAGCCATTGCTAATCTTTGTGGCAATG ATAAACTACAAACAAAACTAAGGAGCGAAGGCGGTATCAAGGCACTGCTGGGAATGGTCAGATGCAGACATCCTGATGTGCATGCTCAAGTTGCTCGTGGAATAGCAAATTTTGCGAAGTGCGAGTCAAGAGCATCTAGTCAAGGTAACCTAT GGACAAAGAGCGGAAGATCTTTCCTCATCGAGGATGGTGCCCTTCCATGGATAGTGCAAAATGCAAACAACGAAGCCTCATCAGTTAGGCGTCATATTGAGCTTGCACTCTGTCACTTAGCACAACATG AAATAAATGCGAGAGACATGATTAGTGGGGGTGCATTGTGGGAACTGGTTCGTATCTCCCGTGACTGTTCAAGAGAAGACATAAAGACTCTTGCACATCGAACTCTACTCTCCAGCCCCACTTTCCAAGCTGAAATGAGGCGTTTGCGGGTGAATTAA
- the LOC114173248 gene encoding kinesin-like protein KIN-UA isoform X2, which produces MATSQGGNSHRNGTHSHRTSLKPHVKSKPAQRRNSTGKDHAAVPGRVRVAVRLRPRNAEESVADADFADCVELQPELKRLKLRKNNWDADTYEFDEVLTEFSSQKRVYEVVARPVVESVLDGYNGTIMAYGQTGTGKTYTLGRLGEEDNAARGIMVRAMEDILADISLETDSVSVSYLQLYMETIQDLLDPANDNIAIVEDPKTGDVSLPGASLVDIRDQQSFVELLRLGEAHRFAANTKLNTESSRSHAILMVHVKRSVKGRDGALSSENGNHQHMVKSIKPSLVRKGKLVVVDLAGSERIDKSGSEGHTLEEAKSINLSLSALGKCINALAENSAHVPFRDSKLTRLLRDSFGGTARTSLVITIGPSPRHRGETSSTIMFGQRAMKVENMVKLKEEFDYKSLSRRLDIELDKLIVEHERQQKAFEDEVERLATEAQQRISDAERNYVDLMEKERSKYQKDYMESIKKLEEQLVMNQRKNEELHMKSSGEIPRVSLEELADLKKMLQKETHLRKAAEGELNNIKSQVAELKKSEASGKSEILKLHNMLEDKEHQTKKLEGEIAILQSHLLQLRLEADETRRHFDRGGFEKETGGPNSLTAQVKQQQQQQQASGNGEKPSIAKLFEQVGLQKILSLLEAEDADVRIHAVKVVANLAAEETNQGKIVEAGGLTSLLNLLKSSQDETIHRVAAGAIANLAMNEANQELIMVQGGISLLSMTAANAEDPQTLRMVAGAIANLCGNDKLQTKLRSEGGIKALLGMVRCRHPDVHAQVARGIANFAKCESRASSQGTKSGRSFLIEDGALPWIVQNANNEASSVRRHIELALCHLAQHEINARDMISGGALWELVRISRDCSREDIKTLAHRTLLSSPTFQAEMRRLRVN; this is translated from the exons ATGGCCACCTCTCAGGGTGGTAACAGTCACAGGAATGGAACGCACTCTCACAGAACCTCTCTCAAACCCCACGTCAAGTCAAAGCCTGCGCAACGCCGTAACAGCACCGGCAAGGACCACGCTGCTG TTCCTGGAAGAGTTAGAGTGGCTGTTAGGTTGCGGCCACGGAACGCAGAGGAATCGGTGGCGGATGCTGACTTCGCTGATTGTGTGGAACTGCAGCCGGAG CTCAAGAGGTTGAAACTTCGGAAAAACAATTGGGATGCAGATACCTATGAGTTTGATGAGGTGCTAACCGAATTTTCCTCACAAAAACGTGTTTATGAAGTTGTGGCCAGGCCTGTTGTGGAG AGTGTACTGGATGGCTACAATGGGACAATTATGGCGTATGGGCAAACTGGTACTGGTAAGACTTATACACTTGGACGGCTTGGAGAGGAAGACAATGCTGCACGTGGAATAATGGTGCGGGCCATGGAGGATATTCTTGCAGATATTTCTCTAGAAACTGATTCAGTCTCAGTCTCTTATTTACAG CTTTATATGGAGACCATACAAGATCTGCTTGACCCGGCTAATGATAACATAGCCATCGTAGAGGATCCCAAAACCGGTGATGTTTCATTACCTGGTGCTAGCCTTGTTGACATTCGAGACCAGCAGAGTTTTGTAGAACTATTAAGGTTAGGAGAGGCTCACCGCTTTGCTGCAAATACAAAATTGAATACAGAATCTTCTAGAAGTCATGCTATTTTGATG GTTCATGTAAAGAGATCCGTGAAAGGAAGAGATGGTGCTCTTTCAAGTGAAAATGGCAATCATCAACACATGGTTAAATCAATAAAGCCATCTCTTGTTCGGAAAGGCAAATTGGTCGTTGTTGATCTTGCTGGTTCAGAGCGAATTGACAAGTCAG GAAGTGAAGGACATACATTAGAAGAAGCTAAATCTATCAATCTGTCCTTGAGTGCATTGGGGAAGTGTATTAACGCACTTGCAGAGAATAGTGCACATGTGCCATTTCGTGACTCAAAGCTTACTAGATTATTACGTGATTCATTTGGAG GTACAGCAAGAACTTCACTAGTTATTACTATTGGTCCATCTCCACGACATAGGGGAGAGACTTCCAGTACTATAATGTTTGGACAGAGG GCTATGAAGGTGGAAAACATGGTAAAGTTGAAGGAGGAATTTGATTACAAAAGCTTATCTAGGAGGTTAGACATCGAATTAGATAAACTCATTGTGGAACACGAAAGGCAGCAGAAGGCATTTGAAGATGAGGTTGAAAGGTTAGCCACTGAAGCACAACAACGAATATCTGATGCTGAAAGAAACTATGTGGATTTAATGGAG AAGGAAAGATCAAAATATCAGAAGGACTATATGGAATCAATTAAGAAGCTTGAAGAACAGTTAGTTATGAATCAGCGAAAGAATGAGGAACTTCATATGAAATCTAGTGGAGAG ATTCCCAGAGTGTCTCTTGAGGAACTGGCTGATTTGAAAAAAATGCTTCAGAAAGAGACTCATCTAAGAAAAGCTGCTGAAGGggaattaaataatattaaaagtcaAGTGGCGGAACTAAAGAAGTCAGAG GCATCAGGAAAGTCTGAGATCTTAAAACTTCACAACATGTTAGAAGATAAGGAACATCAAACAAAGAAACTTGAAGGAGAAATAGCAATATTACAAAGTCATTTGTTGCAGTTAAGACTTGAAGCTGATGAG ACAAGACGACACTTTGACAGAGGTGGGTTTGAAAAAGAAACAGGTGGTCCTAATTCTCTCACTGCTCAAGTTAAGcagcaacagcaacaacaacaagcTTCAGGAAATGGAGAGAAGCCCTCAATAGCCAAGCTGTTTGAGCAAG tgGGATTGCAGAAAATTTTGTCTTTGCTTGAAGCTGAAGATGCTGATGTGCGAATCCATGCTGTGAAAGTTGTAGCAAATCTAGCTGCTGAAG AAACAAATCAAGGGAAGATTGTGGAAGCAGGAGGACTCACATCCTTACTTAACCTGCTCAAGAGCTCACAAGATGAGACCATTCATAGAGTTGCTGCAGGTGCAATTGCAAATTTGGCAATGAATG AAGCCAACCAAGAACTCATTATGGTCCAAGGGGGCATTAGTTTGCTCTCAATGACTGCAGCCAATGCTGAAGATCCTCAAACCCTTCGAATGGTTGCTGGAGCCATTGCTAATCTTTGTGGCAATG ATAAACTACAAACAAAACTAAGGAGCGAAGGCGGTATCAAGGCACTGCTGGGAATGGTCAGATGCAGACATCCTGATGTGCATGCTCAAGTTGCTCGTGGAATAGCAAATTTTGCGAAGTGCGAGTCAAGAGCATCTAGTCAAG GGACAAAGAGCGGAAGATCTTTCCTCATCGAGGATGGTGCCCTTCCATGGATAGTGCAAAATGCAAACAACGAAGCCTCATCAGTTAGGCGTCATATTGAGCTTGCACTCTGTCACTTAGCACAACATG AAATAAATGCGAGAGACATGATTAGTGGGGGTGCATTGTGGGAACTGGTTCGTATCTCCCGTGACTGTTCAAGAGAAGACATAAAGACTCTTGCACATCGAACTCTACTCTCCAGCCCCACTTTCCAAGCTGAAATGAGGCGTTTGCGGGTGAATTAA